Proteins from a genomic interval of Debaryomyces hansenii CBS767 chromosome E complete sequence:
- a CDS encoding DEHA2E11550p (similar to ca|CA2541|IPF9191.3f Candida albicans IPF9191.3f unknown function 3-prime end), with the protein MYSNSSKGEKPKKRIRVACDSCRRKKIKCDGQYPCGNCQQSNGSGCNYKERQEKRAKSPRISKNASNSKTIEILNTRLSKLENVILNLAEKLEPGSGNITSPHEKRISHSGETEGRQDDDDEKDEEDEEDEADEEDSTSIEDGNEEMATEGDEEEQGRNSDNTDRDKSNKKWKYTPQRLEQFFGTHSVICLFSDKSLGWIESALGPEDSRLINPIRNLPFVFYMKTKSFISKWVDPPLIDAAKKKKLLEAPFPKDYRLVFDLLDNYYDLYAATNFICDIDWVRSLFEIYYGIDGKKRRKFKCSELIIMSMVICLCISRKIDEDTSDPNMSPASSCSANTPISIQSMNNDQLTVLQEELFDNCVFYYHRISVINDGIETIQAIILLVTYIESSYIISHVSYMLISVAIRFAQEIGLHREESYANLSAQEAKTRKMIWWCCYCFDMEICFRSGKPPLINGLDISINLEKDFLFANARTYNSRNDQKLNDFDQAEKFNALFYYNFLLLTRIRAKSYNSLFVASAETESFESLSLTLDALNMETFKLAESMDPILKPRFYNDPEFRNVYHSSDARHTKNILCMHFTYFSHLMVINRIPFLIGMPDSEQNNERSLSFRNLFLDSARTILAITTNMPRESTGLSFYNWVVFFPSAAFMSLSAACINHPTEPGTYDDIKLLADSCMNFFSHKKTWPVEGFSRFKVYQSKDAIADLIIKVLLKIVIRVFETKTGISVLANNASLREHLESTERQFPDIFKGTGDFISQFASSLKSSSFGTQGIVAFCGTSPFPSKKKYDNSHTVASHNSGESFDNQNSTGKERNNGQNYGVSNNMSPDLSNLLHPSVNTNDFFMNDDLISDYLNDDGLTSIINSQMNNLPNFFFDNNLGL; encoded by the coding sequence ATGTATTCTAATAGTTCAAAGGGTGAAAAGCCCAAGAAGAGAATAAGGGTGGCTTGTGATAGCTGTCGACGTAAAAAGATTAAATGTGATGGTCAGTATCCGTGTGGAAATTGTCAACAGTCAAACGGATCTGGATGCAATTATAAGGAAAGACAAGAAAAAAGAGCTAAATCCCCAAGGATTTCTAAGAATGCGTCCAACTCCAAGACGATAGAGATTCTCAATACGAGGTTATCCAAACTTGAAAATGTTATCTTAAACCTTGCGGAGAAGCTTGAACCAGGAAGTGGGAATATAACTAGTCCTCATGAGAAACGAATAAGCCATAGCGGAGAAACGGAGGGAAGacaagatgatgatgacgagaaagatgaagaagacgaagaagacgaagcagatgaagaagattcgACTTCCATTGAAGATGGCAATGAAGAAATGGCTACTGAAGGCGATGAAGAGGAACAAGGGCGTAACTCAGATAATACGGATAGAGACAAGAGTAATAAGAAATGGAAGTACACCCCCCAGCGATTAGAGCAGTTTTTTGGTACTCATTCAGTTATTTGCCTTTTTTCAGATAAGAGCTTAGGTTGGATTGAAAGTGCTTTGGGACCGGAAGACTCGCGCTTAATCAATCCGATCCGAAATTTACcatttgtattttatatGAAGACGAAATCATTCATACTGAAATGGGTTGATCCACCTTTAATAGATGCCgcaaagaagaagaaactaTTGGAAGCTCCCTTTCCTAAAGATTATCGCTTagtatttgatttattagataatTATTATGATCTTTATGCTGCGACGAATTTTATATGTGATATCGATTGGGTAAGGAGTTTATTTGAGATATACTATGGAATCGATGGAAAGAAACGCAGAAAGTTCAAATGTTCGGAATTAATAATCATGAGTATGGTAATTTGTTTATGTATATCGCGTAAAATCGATGAAGACACTTCGGACCCGAATATGTCGCCTGCTTCAAGCTGTTCGGCTAATACCCCAATAAGCATTCAGTCCATGAACAATGACCAATTGACGGTGCTCCAGGAGGAGTTATTTGATAACTGtgtattttattatcataGGATTCTGGTTATAAATGACGGTATAGAAACGATTCAGGCGATCATTTTATTAGTCACTTATATTGAATCCAGTTACATCATATCTCATGTGAGTTATATGCTTATTTCTGTTGCGATCAGGTTTGCACAAGAAATTGGATTACATCGAGAAGAATCATATGCAAATTTATCAGCTCAAGAAGCtaaaacaagaaaaatgatatGGTGGTGCTGCTACTGTTTTGACATGGAAATTTGTTTTAGAAGTGGAAAACCTCCCCTTATAAATGGATTAGATATTAGCattaatttagaaaaagaTTTTCTCTTTGCTAACGCAAGAACCTACAATTCTAGGAATGATCAAAAGcttaatgattttgatcAAGCTGAAAAGTTCAATGCTCTTTtctattataattttttgttgttgacAAGAATTAGAGCTAAAAGTTACAACAGTCTATTTGTTGCATCCGCCGAGACAGAGTCGTTTGAAAGTTTACTGTTGACATTGGATGCGCTTAATATGGAGACATTCAAATTAGCGGAGCTGATGGATCCAATATTGAAACCTAGATTCTATAATGATCCCGAGTTTCGTAATGTATATCATTCATCTGATGCCCGACAtacaaagaatattttatgtatGCATTTCACATATTTTTCGCACTTAATGGTTATAAACAGAATTCCATTTTTGATTGGTATGCCTGATAGTGAACAAAACAATGAAAGAAGTCTCTCATTTagaaatttatttcttgACAGTGCTAGAACAATTCTTGCCATAACTACGAATATGCCACGTGAAAGTACCGGCCTTTCGTTTTATAATTGGGTTGTCTTCTTTCCTTCTGCGGCATTCATGAGTTTGCTGGCGGCTTGTATTAACCATCCTACGGAGCCAGGGACTTATGATGATATCAAGCTCTTAGCAGACAGTTGTATGAATTTCTTCTCTCATAAGAAGACCTGGCCCGTAGAGGGATTTAGCAGATTTAAAGTATACCAATCTAAAGATGCAATTGCTGATTTAATCATTAAagtattattaaagattGTGATAAGAGTTTTTGAGACTAAGACGGGCATACTGGTTTTAGCGAACAATGCGCTGTTGAGAGAGCATTTAGAGAGCACGGAGAGACAATTCCCTGATATCTTTAAAGGGACTGGCGATTTTATCTCTCAATTTGCATCATCATTGAAAAGTTCATCATTTGGCACTCAAGGGATTGTGGCATTTTGTGGAACGTCTCCATTCccatcaaagaaaaaatatgaCAACAGCCATACGGTTGCGTCTCATAATAGCGGCGAATCTTTTGATAACCAAAATTCAACTGGAAAAGAGCGGAACAACGGCCAAAATTACGGGGTTTCAAACAATATGAGTCCAGACTTATCAAATTTGTTACACCCATCCGTTAATACAAACGATTTTTTCATGAATGATGACTTGATTTCTGACTATCTTAATGATGACGGTCTTACGTCAATTATTAATTCCCAGATGAACAACCTAcctaattttttcttcgaTAATAATTTGGGCCTCTGA